Proteins encoded within one genomic window of Arachis ipaensis cultivar K30076 chromosome B08, Araip1.1, whole genome shotgun sequence:
- the LOC107611047 gene encoding uncharacterized protein LOC107611047 has product MTLTDFFKNGPPQFNGNANALEANRWFRDVERFLYTQRIPEAQSVEIVTYMLEGDAQEWWHELYHTLQMELIDIPWNRFKIEFYGKYFLHALHIAKELELMQLKQENMSVADYTREFDNLCRLSKVCQGNPADYEVWKCAQYEKGLRRDIFGYVYLQRLTDFTELVKKSQFAESYFMKRAML; this is encoded by the coding sequence ATGACCCTTACTGATTTCTTCAAGAATGGTCCACCTCAGTTTAATGGAAATGCTAATGCGTTAGAGGCTAATCGGTGGTTTCGAGACGTGGAAAGATTTTTATACACTCAGCGCATACCGGAAGCACAGTCAGTGGAAATAGTGACTTACATGTTGGAGGGAGATGCTCAGGAATGGTGGCATGAGTTATATCATACCTTGCAGATGGAGTTAATAGATATCCCTTGGAATAGATTCAAGATAGAATTTTATGGGAAATATTTCTTACATGCACTTCACATTGCAAAGGAGTTGGAGttaatgcagctgaagcaagagAATATGTCTGTTGCTGATTATACCCGTGAATTCGACAACTTGTGTCGTCTCTCAAAAGTTTGTCAAGGAAATCCAGCCGACTATGAGGTGTGGAAGTGTGCTCAGTATGAGAAAGGACTTAGGAGAGACATCTTCGGCTACGTGTATCTGCAAAGGTTAACGGATTTCACTGAATTGGTTAAGAAAAGTCAATTCGCAGAAAGTTACTTCATGAAAAGGGCGATGCTATAG